A single region of the Anaerostipes rhamnosivorans genome encodes:
- a CDS encoding helix-turn-helix domain-containing protein — translation MSLFSEKLSYYIKKSRLTLLYLSSVSNFDVSYISKIKKGERLPRKKEHLVSLINALRLSPSEKEDLWDAYKISLIGEDQFLQYQAVKKFLSSISGFNGDYAICKFQHSPLTNSVYYGKTDVNHIVKAVLESETSKENGFIRIVAQPDYQFLMDVLVSVSLSCPQMEITQIICLQTGSEADKLVYNVESLRSMYPLLSYSDSYCAKYYYDDVPAHINHMNVMPFFVLTSSYTVSLSADYTLADISSDANRQALYTSIFQQMLSCTDNLICRDKDCSFLPKNPVEYTSSETPDLAVLSAVPFLLPFYSERALKEMVRKDIYDFESTTEAVLRYAQGIRKIMQASSKFLCFFTEEGFEEFLQSGYLPGLSKDLFNPLRTGDTIYALKQFCSKQELRHQTPLLLKPNCITLSSNFRLFSDTCSNALVFRTAKPFLLEEHSLAVSIRDFFKHVIESEEVYSASETLKYIQKQILSLERQ, via the coding sequence ATGTCATTATTTTCCGAGAAACTTTCTTACTATATCAAGAAATCCAGATTGACACTGCTTTACTTATCCTCAGTCAGCAATTTTGACGTCAGTTATATATCAAAAATAAAAAAAGGGGAACGTCTCCCCAGAAAGAAGGAACATCTGGTTTCTCTCATCAACGCACTTCGGCTGTCTCCTTCTGAGAAAGAAGATTTATGGGATGCTTATAAGATTTCCTTGATTGGAGAGGATCAATTTCTTCAATATCAGGCAGTGAAAAAGTTTCTGTCATCAATCTCCGGTTTCAACGGTGATTATGCCATCTGCAAGTTTCAACATAGTCCTCTCACCAATTCTGTCTATTATGGGAAAACAGATGTCAATCATATTGTGAAGGCGGTGTTAGAATCGGAGACATCCAAAGAAAACGGTTTTATCCGGATTGTTGCCCAGCCCGACTATCAGTTTTTAATGGATGTTCTTGTCTCTGTCAGCCTGAGCTGCCCTCAAATGGAGATTACACAGATCATCTGTCTTCAGACCGGTTCTGAAGCTGATAAGCTAGTGTATAATGTGGAGAGCCTCCGGTCCATGTATCCGCTGCTGTCATATTCCGATTCATACTGTGCCAAGTATTATTATGATGATGTTCCTGCTCATATTAACCATATGAATGTAATGCCATTTTTCGTTTTAACCAGCAGCTATACCGTATCTCTGTCCGCTGATTACACCCTTGCTGATATATCATCAGATGCCAATCGGCAGGCACTGTATACTTCGATTTTTCAGCAAATGTTATCTTGTACGGATAATCTCATATGCAGGGACAAGGATTGTTCTTTTCTCCCCAAGAACCCGGTAGAATATACTTCCAGTGAGACGCCTGATTTAGCAGTTCTGTCAGCCGTTCCCTTTCTTTTGCCTTTTTATTCTGAGAGAGCTTTGAAGGAAATGGTTAGGAAAGACATCTACGATTTTGAATCCACCACGGAAGCTGTGCTAAGATACGCACAAGGGATAAGAAAGATCATGCAGGCCTCCTCTAAATTCCTTTGTTTCTTTACAGAAGAGGGGTTTGAGGAATTCCTTCAGAGCGGTTATCTGCCCGGGCTTTCAAAAGATTTATTTAATCCTCTAAGAACAGGGGATACGATTTATGCCCTGAAACAGTTTTGTTCCAAGCAGGAGCTTCGTCATCAGACTCCCCTGCTGCTGAAACCAAACTGTATCACCCTCAGCAGTAATTTCAGGCTTTTTTCAGATACTTGTTCCAACGCTCTTGTGTTTCGGACCGCTAAACCATTTTTGTTAGAAGAACATAGTCTTGCTGTTTCTATCAGAGACTTTTTCAAACACGTCATTGAGAGCGAAGAGGTATATTCCGCTTCAGAAACACTAAAATATATCCAAAAGCAGATTCTTTCTCTGGAAAGACAGTAA
- a CDS encoding MATE family efflux transporter translates to MKDLTVGTPFEVIGKFALPMILSMIFQQVYSVVDSIVAGRFIGVGALGAVGASQPITVIFIAVAVGTGMGVNVVISGFFGAKKYKRVKSCISTAVITIVIMSVILTVLGLAGCRWMMSAMSTPSDIFEDSALYLRIYIMGILFLMLYNGANAIFTALGDSITPLIFLIFSSVLNIILDVLFVTTFSMGVAGVAWATFIAQGIASVLAVVTVFRKNAKIQVPSYQKFSPLLLRKMTWIAVPSIMQQSFVSVGQLFVQGRINSFGSVVVAGYSGGFKIQIFILSVLGTIGNAVSSFTAQNAGAGKWQRTKEGTAAGLKIIVAMAAVFSAACLIFSRQAMGLFLEGSSAQAVKSMGAGISFLRINAPFYALVSVKFVFDGMLRGMSEMKGFMASTFADLIARVSLSYILSVPFGATGIWAAWPIGWVIGTSVSVWFGRRAQKKYR, encoded by the coding sequence ATGAAAGATTTAACAGTAGGGACTCCTTTTGAGGTCATCGGAAAATTTGCACTCCCAATGATCCTGAGTATGATATTCCAGCAGGTCTACAGTGTTGTGGACAGCATTGTGGCCGGCCGGTTTATCGGAGTAGGTGCACTGGGAGCTGTGGGTGCTTCCCAGCCGATCACGGTTATTTTTATTGCTGTGGCCGTGGGAACAGGCATGGGAGTCAACGTTGTGATATCTGGCTTTTTCGGAGCCAAAAAATATAAAAGAGTAAAAAGCTGTATTTCTACGGCAGTCATTACAATTGTGATCATGAGTGTTATTCTGACAGTGCTGGGGCTGGCAGGATGCAGATGGATGATGAGTGCCATGTCCACCCCATCTGATATATTTGAGGATTCGGCTCTGTATTTGAGGATTTATATCATGGGCATCTTGTTCCTGATGCTTTATAACGGTGCAAATGCCATTTTTACTGCGCTGGGTGATTCTATCACACCGCTGATCTTTCTGATCTTTTCTTCGGTGCTGAACATCATCCTGGATGTGTTGTTTGTCACCACGTTTTCTATGGGTGTCGCAGGGGTTGCCTGGGCGACCTTTATTGCCCAGGGAATCGCTTCCGTCCTGGCGGTGGTGACCGTATTCCGAAAGAATGCCAAGATCCAGGTGCCAAGCTACCAGAAGTTCAGCCCTCTGTTGCTGAGGAAAATGACATGGATCGCGGTACCGAGTATCATGCAGCAGTCCTTTGTATCCGTTGGACAGCTGTTCGTACAAGGGCGGATCAATAGTTTTGGTTCAGTGGTGGTAGCAGGTTATTCAGGGGGATTTAAAATACAGATCTTCATCCTGTCAGTGCTTGGAACCATCGGAAACGCGGTGTCCAGCTTTACGGCCCAGAATGCGGGAGCCGGAAAGTGGCAGCGGACGAAGGAGGGAACGGCAGCGGGCCTTAAGATCATTGTAGCTATGGCAGCGGTCTTCTCTGCGGCATGTCTGATCTTCAGCCGCCAGGCTATGGGGCTGTTTCTTGAAGGGAGCTCTGCGCAGGCTGTAAAGAGCATGGGAGCAGGTATCTCTTTTCTGAGGATCAATGCCCCGTTCTATGCATTGGTCAGTGTAAAGTTTGTGTTTGACGGCATGCTCCGGGGAATGAGTGAGATGAAAGGTTTTATGGCATCTACATTTGCCGATTTGATCGCCAGGGTCTCTCTGTCTTACATACTGTCTGTCCCGTTCGGGGCCACAGGGATCTGGGCAGCCTGGCCTATCGGCTGGGTCATAGGGACTAGTGTGTCTGTCTGGTTCGGAAGAAGGGCACAGAAAAAATATAGATAG
- the rplA gene encoding 50S ribosomal protein L1: MKKGKRYAEAAKLVDRTKLYDVQEAVSVVKQAANAKFDETIEAHLRLGVDGRQADQQIRGAVVLPHGTGKKVRVLVFAKDAKAEEAKAAGAEFVGAEELIPKIQKENWFDFDVVVATPDMMGIVGRLGRDLGPKGLMPNPKAGTVTMDVTKAIEDIKAGKIEYRLDKNNIIHVPVGKASFTEEQLADNFQTLIDAIIKAKPSAAKGQYFKNVTITSTMGPGVKIDTGKFA, from the coding sequence ATGAAAAAAGGAAAAAGATATGCAGAAGCTGCCAAATTAGTAGACAGAACAAAGCTCTACGATGTACAGGAAGCAGTATCTGTAGTGAAACAGGCAGCAAATGCCAAATTTGATGAGACAATCGAAGCACATCTCCGTCTTGGTGTAGACGGACGTCAGGCTGACCAGCAGATCCGTGGAGCAGTTGTACTGCCTCATGGTACTGGTAAAAAAGTTCGTGTCCTTGTATTTGCAAAAGATGCAAAAGCAGAAGAAGCAAAGGCAGCAGGGGCAGAATTTGTCGGAGCAGAAGAACTGATCCCGAAGATCCAGAAAGAAAACTGGTTTGACTTTGATGTTGTTGTTGCAACACCGGATATGATGGGTATTGTAGGACGTTTAGGACGTGACCTTGGACCGAAAGGTTTAATGCCAAACCCGAAAGCCGGAACAGTAACTATGGATGTGACAAAAGCAATCGAAGATATCAAAGCTGGTAAGATCGAATACAGACTGGACAAGAACAACATTATTCATGTACCAGTAGGTAAAGCTTCTTTTACAGAAGAACAGTTAGCGGACAACTTCCAGACGTTAATAGATGCTATTATCAAAGCAAAACCGTCAGCAGCAAAAGGTCAGTATTTCAAGAATGTGACAATCACATCTACAATGGGACCTGGAGTTAAGATTGACACAGGCAAGTTTGCTTAA
- the rplK gene encoding 50S ribosomal protein L11, with amino-acid sequence MAKKVEGYIKLQIPAGKATPAPPVGPALGQHGVNIVQFTKEFNARTADQGDLLIPVVITVYQDRSFSFVTKTPPAAVLLKKACKIQSGSGEPNRKKVATVSKADLQQIAETKMKDLNAASVEAAMSMIAGTARSMGIEVEE; translated from the coding sequence ATGGCAAAGAAAGTAGAAGGATATATTAAACTTCAGATTCCGGCAGGAAAGGCAACACCAGCACCGCCAGTAGGACCGGCACTTGGTCAGCACGGTGTAAATATCGTACAGTTCACAAAGGAATTTAATGCAAGGACAGCAGATCAGGGAGACCTGTTAATTCCTGTTGTGATCACAGTATACCAGGACAGAAGTTTCAGTTTTGTGACAAAGACTCCTCCGGCAGCGGTTTTATTAAAGAAAGCCTGCAAGATCCAGTCAGGATCCGGAGAGCCGAACAGAAAGAAAGTCGCAACAGTATCCAAAGCAGATTTACAGCAGATTGCTGAGACCAAGATGAAAGATTTAAATGCTGCATCTGTCGAAGCTGCAATGAGCATGATTGCAGGAACAGCAAGAAGCATGGGAATCGAAGTGGAAGAATAG
- the nusG gene encoding transcription termination/antitermination protein NusG: protein MTETNWYVVHTYSGYENKVKANIEKTIENRKLQDQILEVRVPLQDVTELKNGVKKQVSKKMFPGYVLIHMVMNDDTWYVVRNTRGVTGFVGPGSKPVPLTPAEMRPLGISVGGTNEETPKKEKIDIDVEVGDIIVVTSGAWEGTTSAVTTVNEHKQTVTIEVEMFGRATSVEIDFLDIKKAE, encoded by the coding sequence ATGACAGAAACAAATTGGTATGTAGTTCATACCTATTCCGGATACGAGAATAAAGTAAAAGCGAATATTGAGAAGACGATCGAGAACCGTAAGCTTCAAGATCAGATCTTAGAAGTCCGGGTGCCTCTTCAGGATGTAACGGAACTGAAGAATGGTGTAAAAAAACAGGTTTCCAAGAAGATGTTCCCAGGATACGTGCTGATCCACATGGTCATGAATGACGACACATGGTATGTTGTCAGGAATACCAGAGGTGTGACAGGCTTTGTAGGCCCTGGATCCAAACCGGTTCCATTGACCCCGGCTGAGATGCGGCCTTTGGGAATCAGTGTCGGCGGTACAAACGAAGAAACGCCTAAGAAGGAAAAAATTGATATTGATGTTGAAGTAGGGGATATCATTGTTGTTACTTCCGGTGCTTGGGAAGGTACGACAAGTGCAGTTACCACGGTGAATGAGCACAAACAGACAGTGACTATCGAGGTAGAAATGTTTGGACGTGCCACATCAGTAGAGATTGATTTCTTAGATATCAAAAAAGCAGAGTAA
- the secE gene encoding preprotein translocase subunit SecE, producing the protein MKNTSKSSKTSWFKELKSEFGRIIWPSKERIAKETGVVVVCAIIIGIIIAVLDLGLQYGIKMLVG; encoded by the coding sequence ATGAAGAATACCAGCAAATCAAGCAAAACCAGCTGGTTCAAAGAATTGAAATCTGAATTCGGAAGAATCATCTGGCCTTCTAAAGAACGCATTGCCAAAGAAACCGGCGTTGTGGTCGTGTGTGCTATTATCATTGGTATTATTATTGCTGTTCTGGATTTGGGACTTCAATATGGAATAAAGATGTTAGTAGGGTAA
- the rpmG gene encoding 50S ribosomal protein L33 translates to MRTKITLECTECKQRNYDMMKDKKTHPERMETKKYCKFCKKHTLHKETK, encoded by the coding sequence GTGCGCACAAAAATCACATTAGAATGTACAGAATGTAAGCAGCGTAATTACGATATGATGAAGGATAAGAAAACACATCCGGAACGTATGGAAACAAAAAAATACTGCAAGTTCTGTAAAAAACACACATTACACAAAGAAACTAAGTAA
- the nrdG gene encoding anaerobic ribonucleoside-triphosphate reductase activating protein translates to MRYHNITKDDMLNGDGLRAVLWVAGCTHQCRNCHNPVTWDIQGGVEFDQAAKEELFEALDKDYISGLTLSGGDPLHPENRETVEELILEFKGKFPEKTIWMYTGFQWEDVQMLNSVKNVDVLVDGPFVEDLKDTALLWRGSSNQNVIDVKKSLEQGKKVLYIR, encoded by the coding sequence ATGAGGTACCATAACATTACGAAGGACGATATGTTAAATGGAGACGGTCTGAGGGCCGTCCTGTGGGTGGCGGGCTGTACTCATCAGTGCAGAAACTGCCATAATCCAGTGACCTGGGACATCCAGGGAGGCGTGGAGTTTGACCAGGCGGCCAAAGAGGAGCTGTTTGAGGCACTTGACAAGGATTACATCAGCGGGCTCACCCTAAGCGGAGGAGATCCGCTGCACCCAGAGAACCGGGAGACGGTAGAAGAGCTGATCCTTGAATTCAAGGGAAAGTTCCCAGAGAAGACCATATGGATGTATACTGGATTCCAGTGGGAGGATGTCCAAATGCTAAATTCTGTGAAAAATGTGGACGTGCTGGTGGACGGACCGTTCGTGGAGGACTTAAAAGACACAGCTCTTCTTTGGAGGGGCAGTTCAAACCAGAATGTGATCGATGTAAAAAAATCCCTGGAGCAAGGTAAAAAAGTGCTGTACATAAGGTAA
- a CDS encoding DUF3592 domain-containing protein has product MVYVGSILLIIGIGILFRPAAKQFLKRRQYSVTVKAVCSGQKPYVNYLNLKMNNPVFTYTYEGKEYSSVLWLYRNREKEEFQEGQETEVLLDPSNPEDIYIPQPLISLLGTERLLPFLVFAAAGLWMILA; this is encoded by the coding sequence ATGGTTTATGTTGGAAGCATACTTTTGATCATAGGAATAGGGATCTTATTTCGGCCGGCTGCAAAGCAGTTTCTGAAGAGGCGCCAGTATTCTGTCACTGTAAAAGCGGTATGCTCCGGCCAGAAGCCATATGTAAATTATCTGAATTTAAAGATGAACAATCCTGTATTTACTTATACATATGAGGGAAAGGAATACAGTTCGGTGCTGTGGCTGTACAGAAATAGAGAAAAAGAAGAGTTTCAAGAGGGTCAGGAGACAGAAGTACTCCTGGATCCATCAAATCCTGAGGACATTTACATACCGCAGCCGCTCATTTCGCTGCTGGGGACAGAACGTCTCCTGCCATTCCTTGTGTTTGCGGCGGCGGGGCTGTGGATGATATTAGCATAG
- the nrdD gene encoding anaerobic ribonucleoside-triphosphate reductase — MLRVVKKDGTKEEFNIQKVVTAVNKSAYRALVKFTDEELEEICRFVKVRVDELGKSEVHITEMHNVVEGALERVNPDVAKSYRDYRNYKQDFVEMLDDVYKKSQSIMYIGDKENSNTDSALVSTKRSLIFNELNKSLYQKFFLTTEEIQACRDGYIYIHDMSARRDTMNCCLFDVEAVLKGGFEMGNLWYNEPKTLDVAFDVIGDIVLSAASQQYGGFTVPNIELILEPYAEKSYEKGIQKYESLGLSRERAEEESLKDVQKEFCQGFQGLEYKFNSVSSSRGDYPFITVSAGTGTGRFAKMASITMLDVRRKGQGKKGHKKPVLFPKIVFLYDEKLHGPGGELEDVFEAGIRCSSKTMYPDWLSLTGEGYVPDMYKRYGKIVSPMGCRAFLSPWYEKGGAKPLDETDEPVFVGRFNIGAVSLHLPMIYAKAKQESKDFYQVLDYYLNLIRELHIRTYDYLGEMKASTNPLAYCEGGFLGGHLGLHDKIKPLLESATASFGITALNELQQLHNKKSIAEDGEFALEVLNYINDQVAEFKEADGHLYAIYGTPAENLCGLQVKQFRKKYGVIENVSDKEYVSNSFHCHVSEELTPIEKQNLEGRFWEKCNGGKIQYVKYPVSYNKDAIKTLVRRAMDLGYYEGVNLSLSYCDECGHEELEMEVCPVCGSKNLTKIDRMNGYLSYSRVKGDTRLNDAKMAEIADRVSM; from the coding sequence ATGTTACGGGTAGTTAAAAAAGACGGAACAAAAGAAGAATTCAATATACAAAAAGTGGTCACTGCGGTGAATAAATCAGCCTACCGCGCACTTGTTAAGTTTACGGATGAGGAACTTGAGGAGATTTGTAGGTTTGTCAAGGTAAGGGTGGATGAACTTGGAAAATCAGAAGTACATATCACAGAGATGCACAATGTAGTGGAGGGAGCTCTTGAGAGAGTGAATCCAGATGTGGCCAAAAGCTACCGGGACTACCGCAACTATAAGCAGGATTTTGTGGAGATGTTAGATGACGTCTACAAAAAGAGCCAGTCCATCATGTACATCGGAGACAAAGAAAACAGCAACACGGACAGTGCCCTGGTATCCACCAAAAGGAGTCTGATCTTTAATGAACTGAATAAATCCTTGTACCAAAAGTTCTTTTTGACCACGGAAGAGATTCAGGCCTGCCGGGACGGCTATATCTATATTCATGATATGTCGGCCAGGAGAGATACGATGAACTGCTGTCTGTTTGACGTGGAGGCCGTGTTAAAAGGCGGTTTTGAGATGGGCAATCTATGGTACAATGAACCTAAGACACTGGATGTAGCGTTTGATGTCATCGGAGATATCGTTTTGAGCGCCGCAAGCCAGCAGTACGGTGGGTTTACCGTGCCGAATATTGAACTGATCCTGGAACCATACGCTGAAAAGTCCTATGAAAAAGGGATCCAAAAGTATGAATCACTGGGGCTTTCCCGGGAAAGGGCGGAAGAGGAGTCTTTAAAGGACGTGCAGAAAGAGTTCTGCCAGGGATTCCAGGGGCTGGAGTATAAGTTTAACAGTGTGTCTTCCAGCCGGGGAGACTATCCGTTCATCACAGTGTCCGCAGGAACCGGGACCGGACGTTTCGCAAAGATGGCATCTATCACCATGCTGGATGTCAGAAGAAAAGGCCAGGGCAAAAAGGGACATAAAAAACCGGTGCTGTTTCCGAAGATTGTGTTTCTTTATGACGAGAAGCTGCACGGACCGGGCGGAGAACTGGAGGATGTGTTCGAGGCGGGTATCCGCTGTTCCAGCAAGACCATGTATCCGGACTGGCTGAGTCTTACAGGCGAGGGTTATGTACCTGATATGTACAAAAGATATGGAAAGATTGTCAGTCCTATGGGATGCAGGGCATTTTTATCTCCTTGGTACGAAAAGGGAGGAGCGAAACCTTTGGACGAGACGGACGAGCCTGTCTTTGTGGGGAGGTTTAATATTGGAGCTGTGAGCCTGCATCTGCCGATGATCTATGCAAAGGCAAAGCAGGAGAGCAAGGACTTTTACCAGGTATTGGACTATTACCTGAATCTGATCCGTGAACTCCATATAAGGACTTACGATTATCTGGGAGAGATGAAGGCATCCACCAATCCTCTGGCGTACTGTGAAGGAGGATTTTTAGGGGGGCATCTGGGACTCCACGACAAGATCAAGCCGTTGCTTGAATCTGCCACGGCATCCTTTGGCATCACAGCCCTCAACGAATTGCAGCAGCTCCACAACAAAAAGTCTATTGCGGAGGACGGGGAGTTTGCCCTGGAGGTTCTTAATTATATCAATGATCAGGTAGCAGAATTTAAAGAAGCGGACGGACATCTGTATGCTATCTACGGTACACCGGCGGAGAACCTGTGCGGACTGCAGGTAAAACAGTTTAGGAAAAAATATGGAGTTATTGAGAATGTATCGGACAAGGAGTATGTGAGCAATTCCTTCCACTGCCATGTATCAGAAGAGCTGACACCTATCGAAAAACAGAATCTTGAAGGACGTTTCTGGGAGAAATGTAACGGCGGAAAGATCCAATACGTGAAGTATCCAGTCAGCTACAACAAAGATGCTATTAAAACACTGGTAAGGCGTGCCATGGACCTGGGGTACTACGAAGGAGTTAATCTTTCTCTGTCATACTGTGATGAATGTGGCCATGAAGAACTGGAGATGGAAGTATGCCCGGTCTGCGGAAGCAAGAACCTGACCAAGATCGATCGGATGAACGGCTACCTTTCTTATTCCAGAGTAAAGGGAGATACAAGACTGAATGATGCCAAGATGGCGGAGATCGCTGACAGGGTATCTATGTAG
- a CDS encoding Ger(x)C family spore germination protein codes for MKKIILSLVLTLCMCMGLAGCKEAGDIEDSSYVLAMGIEKTEHGYLIDYSCADFTKAQDNQGTKVPSKSIVYTGKSLNDANQKFERSQPKKLNFGHLKVIVFTNGQMDDTMIEELLDHSDIAKSVLVLKSRKTLKELFSIEKNLPISFGEYMAKGIESSPKVKKPKDLSLGRIYGRR; via the coding sequence ATGAAGAAGATCATCCTTAGCCTTGTCCTGACCTTATGTATGTGTATGGGCCTTGCGGGGTGTAAGGAGGCTGGAGATATCGAGGACAGCAGCTATGTGCTGGCTATGGGGATTGAAAAGACGGAACATGGCTATCTGATTGATTATTCCTGTGCTGATTTTACGAAGGCCCAGGACAACCAGGGGACAAAAGTACCATCTAAGTCTATTGTCTACACAGGTAAATCCCTGAATGATGCCAATCAGAAGTTTGAACGCTCCCAGCCTAAGAAATTAAATTTTGGACATTTAAAAGTGATCGTATTTACCAACGGACAAATGGATGATACTATGATAGAGGAACTTTTAGACCATTCGGATATTGCCAAATCCGTTCTGGTTCTGAAAAGCAGGAAGACACTAAAAGAACTGTTTTCCATTGAAAAGAACCTGCCGATCTCCTTCGGGGAATACATGGCAAAAGGTATTGAAAGTTCTCCAAAAGTAAAAAAGCCCAAGGATCTGAGCCTTGGCAGGATTTACGGCAGAAGGTGA
- a CDS encoding GerAB/ArcD/ProY family transporter, with protein MWTANLEISKKQGSRIFLLETFCGVGMFLPQAAVLTSGQIGLYTVILGALAAACYPWIVQKTEGSLTMEQVLEKHRVISFIYYVRFFVNAAFFYGYMLILARTFLLPYMNIYWIGLPVIFLAFRMNGEGLDDRGRVMEGLFWFILIPFIFILLLSMTEFSVQPFLIRQFEPKNLVVGGLYVLALFHPMELVWFYQGHMKEKGMKKQTLLGMILLSAGVFAATAGSLGLAMIKRDSFPVISMAQNVAMPGGIMARLDIFLIAFWIVGVFCVLSGYLFYGNWSFEKAFPGRKKWGRWISYGGLFLISGILIPAIRYWENFISMFLFGNLLLGIFIPLILFWIERRGGAHEEDHP; from the coding sequence ATGTGGACGGCAAATCTTGAAATCTCTAAAAAACAGGGCAGCAGGATCTTTCTTCTGGAAACGTTCTGCGGAGTGGGAATGTTCCTTCCTCAGGCCGCCGTTTTAACATCCGGCCAGATTGGTCTTTATACTGTGATCCTGGGTGCCTTGGCAGCTGCGTGCTACCCTTGGATAGTACAAAAGACAGAAGGATCCCTCACCATGGAACAGGTCCTGGAGAAACACAGGGTGATTTCTTTTATTTATTATGTAAGGTTTTTTGTAAACGCCGCATTTTTTTATGGTTATATGCTGATCTTAGCAAGGACTTTTCTTCTACCTTACATGAATATCTATTGGATCGGCCTGCCGGTAATCTTTTTGGCATTCCGAATGAATGGAGAAGGTTTAGACGACAGAGGCAGAGTCATGGAAGGATTGTTTTGGTTTATCCTTATCCCATTCATCTTTATTCTCCTTCTTAGTATGACCGAATTTTCAGTACAGCCGTTTTTGATCCGGCAGTTTGAGCCGAAAAACCTGGTGGTGGGAGGACTCTATGTACTGGCCTTGTTCCATCCTATGGAGCTGGTCTGGTTTTATCAGGGGCATATGAAAGAAAAGGGTATGAAGAAGCAGACACTTCTGGGAATGATTCTTTTGTCAGCAGGAGTTTTTGCAGCCACTGCGGGCAGTCTGGGACTTGCCATGATTAAAAGAGATTCTTTTCCTGTCATCTCAATGGCACAGAATGTGGCCATGCCGGGAGGCATCATGGCAAGACTGGACATTTTTCTGATCGCTTTCTGGATCGTAGGGGTATTCTGTGTGCTGAGCGGTTATCTGTTTTATGGGAACTGGAGCTTTGAAAAAGCGTTTCCAGGCAGAAAGAAATGGGGTAGATGGATCTCCTACGGAGGATTGTTTTTGATTTCAGGAATTTTGATCCCGGCCATCCGCTATTGGGAGAATTTTATTTCCATGTTTTTGTTTGGGAATCTGCTGCTGGGAATCTTTATTCCCTTAATCCTGTTTTGGATAGAACGGAGAGGAGGCGCCCATGAAGAAGATCATCCTTAG